The sequence GATCACAATCTGCCTTTGTTTAATGTTACTGCACGTATCAGGACCGGCGCAATTTATGAACCTCAGGAAAAAGCAGGATTGGCCGGTTTGACTGGATATGTGATGAGAAGCGGTGGTACAATATCCATGCCGGCCGATAAAATGAACGAGGAGCTTGAATTTATGGCTGCCTCTGTTGAAACCTCCATTGGTCGAGAATCAGGTAGTGCAAGTTTATCTACACTCAAAAAAGATATTGATAAAGGCCTAAAAATTTTTGCAGATGTACTCATGAACCCTGCATTCCCGGAAGATAAGATCAAGATGCGAAAGGATGAGGTCATTGAATCCATCAGGCGTGAGAACGATAATCCCACGCAAATCGCGCACAGGGAATTTCGTAGAATTATGTATGATAGCAAACACCCTTACAGCCGAAAGGTTGAAGGAACACTGGAATCCATTGAGAAGATTACAAGGGAAGACATGGTCGCTTTTCACAGGAAATATTTCCATCCTAATAATATTATCCTTGGTATCTCAGGTGATTTCAAGAAGGAAGAAATTATTAAAAAGCTGAATGCGGTATTTGCAGGCTGGAAAAAAGAGGATATTCATTTTCCGGAAGTACCCAAGGTCGAAAAACGCTTTGAGAAGTCAGTGTATTATGTGTACAAGGATATTAATCAGGCGAATGTGATTATGGGGCATCTGGGAATTCACCGAAAAAGTCCGGATTATTTTCCCGTTATGGTAATGAATTTTATCCTGGGTGGCGGAAGCTTTACAGCACGTATTCCAGGCAGGATTCGTTCGGATGAAGGACTTGCATATTCTGCTTTCAGCGCTTTTCAAACCGCACGGGATCTTGGGATATTCTTTGTTTCATGTCAGACCAAATTAGAATCGACTAACCGCGCTATCTCGATTGCACTGGAGGAAATAGATAAAATTCGTAAGACACCAATTGATAAAGAGGAATTGTCACTGGCCAAAGAAACCTTTATGAACCAGTTCATCTTCCGGTTTACGACCAGCGCCAGTATCGTGGCACAAAAGGTCGATATTGAATACGAGGATTTACCTTTAAACTATCTCGAAACGTATCTGGATAAAGTGCAAGCCGTTACCCAGGAAGACGTTCAACGGGTTGCCCAAAAATATCTGCATCCGGATGAGATCAAAATTCTCGTGGTTGGTGATATGGAAAGGTTTGATAAATCACTTGACAGTTTCGGGAAGGTCAACGTTATAGAGTTGAATTAAATATAATATTTTACCGCAGAGGGCGCTAAGAACGCAGAGAAAACAGAATAATTTTTGCAATTTTATCTATTAATTGATCTCTGCGACCTCTACGTTCTCTGCGGTGAGTTGAAATGTTACAGGTTTATCATGATGGAAATTAAGTCGGTTACCATAGAGATCCCTGAGAGTTCCAATATAATTATTGGGCACACCCATTTTATTAAAACGGCGGAAGACTTATATGAGGTCATGGTAAATTCCGTCCCCGGCATTAAGTTTGGTATCGCCTTCTGTGAGGCCTCTGGCCCTTGCCTCATCAGGGCAGAAGGAAATGACAACTCTCTCAAAGAGATTGCGATTCAAAATGCCCGAAATATTGCTGCTGGCCATACATTTGTCATCCTCATGAAAGATGCATTTCCGGTAAATGTGTTGAACGCTATGAAGGCATGTCCTGAGGTATGTTCCATCTTTTGCGCCACTGCCAATCCTGTGCAGGTTATTGTGGCTGAAACCGAACAAGGCAGGGGCATACTGGGTGTCATTGATGGTTATAGTCCTAAGGGCGTTGAGGATGAAAAAGACATCCAAAACCGCAAGCAATTCCTTCGTAAAATCGGCTATAAACTCTAGTGAGGGATTGTCTCTGACTGGTAAAAAACACCTGGAACCACAGATTGCTCAGATTCCACAGATTGTTCATATTTTTTATCGGTGTAATCTGCGAAATCTGTGGTTATTTTTAAAACGTCGTTGTATTCTTTTCTTAACGGTTCGCCTTGAATTGGTTCTTCCTTTCTCTGCTTTGTGCCTTTTTTGCGGCATCGGCTGATGCCTTCAGTAAAAAGTCACTTCTTGCGAGTAACGAATACCTCATTGCCTGGGTGCGTGTTGGATTTGCCACGCCTTTTTTACTCTTACTTTTACCATTCATAAAGATACCGAAGTTAGACATCCAGTTTTTTCTAACGATACTCATTTTGCTTCCATTGGAAACCGTGGCACTTATATTATACATGAAGGCGATCAAGATATCGCCTTTATCCATCACTTTACCATTTCTGGCATTAAGCCCCATTTTTATGATCTTTACTTCAAATCTGATACTTGGAGAAAGGCTGGATGAATTTGGAATCATGGGTATTGTTCTTACTGCCATTGGGGCCTATCTGCTGAATGTGAAGACAACCAGAAAAGGCATATTGGAACCCTTTAAAGCCATAGGACGGGAACGTGGCTCACTGTATATGGTTATTGTTGCCTTTATATACAGTATTACTTCTAACCTGGGGAAAATGGCGATACTACACTCCAGCCCTTTATTCTTTACGGCAACGTACCTCCCCATCCTTGCTGCAATCCTTTTTCCTGTTCTTATATGGAAGAATCATGGTAAAATAAAAAAATTATTTTCTCATAGTACCCTATTTAGCCTGATTGGGTTAGCCATCGCCTTTGCCACCATTACCCATTTTTTGGCGGTAAATATCGCAGAAGTGCCCTATGTCATTTCGGTAAAACGAATGAGCCTCATCTTTGGTATCATGTATGGTGCTGTTTGGTTTAAAGAAACGAATATCAGGGAGCGACTTATGGGTGGTATTGTTATGATTATTGGGGTAGTTATTATTACCTTATTTTAAAAAATGAACAAAATTATTGAATGTGTCCCAAACTTCAGCGAAGGCCGGGATTCCCAAAAAATAGCCAGGATTGTCGGTGAAATTGAAAAGGTCAATGGCGTTAAATTGCTGAATGTAGAATCGGACGCAGACTATAATCGCACTGTCGTTACCTTTGCAGGCAAACCAGAGGCAATTAAGGATGCAGCCTTTTATGCCATCGAGATGGCTGCGGAGGTTATCGATATGTCACAGCAAAAGGGTGCCCATCCCCGCATCGGTGCTACTGACGTCTGTCCGTTTGTTCCCATAGCTAATGTTACGATGGACGAGTGTGTTCAGATTGCACGGGCGCTGGGAAAGGAGGTAGGGGAGTGGCTTGGTATTCCTGTTTATCTGTACGGAGAGGCAGCAGTTATACCGGAACGGCACTTACTTCCTGATATCAGAAAAGGGGAGTATGAAAATTTATCGGAAAAATTAAAAGAAGAAAAGTGGCGACCCGATTACGGGCCTGCGGAATTTAATGAAAACGTAAGGAGGGCGGGGGCCACGGTAATTGGTGCACGTGAATTCCTGATTGCATACAATGTGAATCTGGATACACAGGATATCCAGGTAGCTAACAGGATCTCAGGGATTGTAAGGGCTTCCGGGATTGTCAAGATCAACGAAAAGGGCGAAAGGGTGCGCATCCCCGGGCTGCTAAAATTCGTACAGGCCATGGGTGTGTATCTGAAAGAACATAACTTTACCCAGGTTTCCATGAACCTGCAGAATTATAAGGTGACCCCACCACATGTGGCCTTTGAAGAGGTCAAGAAACAAGCCGGTCTATTAGGCGTACGTGTTACTGGGAGCGAGGTAGTAGGTCTTATTCCCAAGGAGGCATTGCTTGCAGCCGGTCGTTTTTATTCAAAGGAGCCGTCAGAAGAGAGGCTTATTGCTGTGGCTATTGAAAGGTTGGGCCTGAGTCAGTTGAACAAATTTATACCGGAGAAGAAGGTGATTGAGTATATGTTGGGGCTGGATTAAAATTGATATTTTCATACCATGAATACGCCAGAAATAAACAAGCAATAATTGGTTTTAGATTTACGATTTCAGATTTACGATTTTTCAATTATTCACTGGGCGATCAAGACAAAGTCTAAAATCGTAATTCGTAAATTTTTAAAAAACTTTGCAAAAATAACGAGACCCTTATTTCTCCTCCATAAACCATCGATCTTGACTTTCGTCGTAGAGAATCTTAAAGATAAGTCCTTCATCTGTTTTTATGGTGAACCTTCTTCTACGCCCTCTGTCAGGAATTTCTTCATAAGTCTGGGATAATATCTCCTTAATCTTATGTGTTTTCCCTTCAAAAATAAACCTAAGCGGCCTCTCATCGGCTTTATATCCTGAATAGGTACATACTTGAATATCATGCAATTTCATATAATCATTATATTATAATATCTGCAAGTTCCTAAGCAGCATAAACACTCTTTCCAGCACCATAATATGAATCATATATATGCTGGAATACACTAATGCATTTCTGTTCATACAGTTCCGGTGTATAACTTCGGGGGAGTTTCGCATCAAGTGTCGTCTCAATGGTAAGAAGCACATCTGCCCTTGCCTGTTGTTTCCTTCTCCAATCGAGCACGAGCTTTTCTTTTTTCAGCTTATCCAATAATTCCTTAGAAGCAAGCTTTACTTGCTTCGTCTCTTTCCTGGATAAATCCGGTTTTTTCAGAAGATCGAACAAGGCAAGCTCTTCCTCCGTCAAATTCTCTTCAATCCCTCTCTTTTCTTCCTCATTCAATTTCTTTACGAAGGCAAGCAATCTGTCAAAAAATAGTTCAATATTGATTGCACCTGAATTATATTCCTCTATAAGCTGCTGGAACTTTTCCAGGAAGTCAATCCTCGACCGGTTAAACCTGACCATACTGTTCAGTTTAGACTTGATTGCGGCTTTTATTCGGGCAATCTGCGTGTTCTTTTGCCCTTCAAGAAACTTCTTTCGTAATACATTAAAATCAATCTGAGACAAATCAATGATATGGTTTCCATGAGGCTCATGAGGTTCTCTAATTACGTATCCCTCTGCTTCTATGGATTCGTCAAGTAAATGTTCTACTTTCCCAATAACATTGGTTATATCAACTTCACCCGATATTGATTTAATTTTGTCCGCTATCACCGTCAATATCGTGCATTTTTCATAAAACCTGTTCGCCTGTGGATCAGGAAGAATTGCCTTGAACAACTTACTTACCAAAGAAGCAAGCGTGAGGTATCTTCTCTTTGATTCATCATTGACTAAAATAGCATCAACGGCATCCGTGATGAGTTTGATTTTTTCAAGTTTATCGCTGCTGATTATCTTTTGGACATCAATTCCTTTTTTCTTACAAAAGCCTTCAGTCTGGGCAATGGCCTTCTCAAGCTCCATAAGCAGTTCACTTTTAGACCTGACTGGTGTTTCACCCTCTTTAATCCCTCCTCCTGACCCTGAACCGTATATTGCAAGTGCCTTTTGGAGTTCTCTGAATACACCCACATAATCTACAATCAACCCGTTCGCTTTATCGCCAAATACCCTGTTTGCCCTGGCAATGGTCTGCATGAGGGTATGGTTTTTCATAGGCTTGTCGAGGTAGATGGTTGACAAACACGGGACATCAAAGCCTGTCATCCACATAGCACAGACAAAGACGATTCGGAATGGGTTCGCAGGGTCTTTAAACTTCTCAGCCAAATCTTCCTTTACCATCCTTCTGCGGTGCTTTTCAATATCAAGCCCCAGTTTCCTGAATTTCTCTATTTCGTTCTGCTCCCCGCTTACCATTACTGCCATATCGGTTTCTTCCATAAATCTGATTTTTTCCCGTAGAGACGCAAGATTTTGCGCCTCTACGGGCGTATCGTAATACTCCTTTACATCTGTTTTTAATTTTTCGATATATTTCTTCAAGTACCTCTGGACTTTATCGTACATCTTTACTGCGGTTGGCTTATCTATGGATACCACCATTGCCTTACCCTGAAAGCCTCGGTTTACAAAGTGGACTACAATATCCTCGGCTATTTTTTCCAGCCGGTCATCCCGTGTAATGATGTGGTATTGCCGTGCAAATTCTCGCTGAAGCTTTTCTTCTTGCTCAGGGGAAAGCATCGCCGCTTCGATGATCCGCTCAAGGTCTTCTCCAAAATCTTCGTTCCTGAGCTGAACCTCAGGTATCCGGTTTTCATAATAAAGAGGGACAGTTGCATTGTCATCAATAGATTGCTTGAAGTTGTAAATACTTACATAGTCGCCAAAGGTCTTTCTCGTAAGTTCTTCTCCTACGATCAAAGGAGTTCCGGTGAAGGCAATAAAAGCGGCATTGGGGAGGGCAGTCCTCATATTCATGGCAAGGGTATCATACTGAGAGCGGTGCGCCTCGTCAGTTATGACAATAATATCGGAGCGGTCTGAGAGTTTTGGGAATTTCTCTCCACCATCTGTACCAAACTTCTGAATAAGGGTAAAGATATTTCTGTGGTTTTCCCTCAATAACAGTTTTAAATGGTCTCTGGTCTCTGCATGGACTTCCTGTTCTGTTACCGCTCCAACACTGGCGAAGTTCTTGTATATCTGCTCATCAAGCTCTTTCCTGTCGGTTACAATGAGAAATGTAAAGTTACCCTCAAATTTTCGAAGTATTTTCTGAGAGAAAAAGATCATGGAGAAGCTCTTTCCGCTTCCCTGAGTATGCCAAAATACTCCGAGCCTTCCCTGGTTTTCCTTGAGCCTCTTAAACGATTCTATCGTGTTGTTGACACCCAAATATTGGTGATTTTTAGCAATAATTTTGATAAGCGAACCACCTGAATCCTTATACAGGATAAAGTTCTCAAGGATATCAAGAAACTTCTGTTTCTCACAAGTGCCTTTGATAATCGTCTCAAGAGACACAACGCCTTCCTCACCCTCGCTATTGATCTTCTTCCACTCGCTGAAGTGCTCAAAGTCGGCGCTGATCGTCCCGATCCTGCTCTCAGAGCCATTCGAGAGGATAATAAATGTGTTATACCAGAATATCTGAGGGATGGCGTCCTTGTAATCGGTGATATTATCCTTGAATGCATCATCCAGCTTTTTATGGACTGCCTTCAGTTCTATAAAAATAAGGGGCAAGCCGTTGACAAACCCCACAAGGTCGGCCCTGCGTTTATACATTTCACCAGTGACCCAAAACTGTGAGGCAAGAAAGAAGTCGTTGTTTTCCGGATTATTCCAGTCAATAACCCGAACTGTTTCGACAGA is a genomic window of Candidatus Brocadia sp. containing:
- a CDS encoding adenosine monophosphate-protein transferase; the protein is MEIKSVTIEIPESSNIIIGHTHFIKTAEDLYEVMVNSVPGIKFGIAFCEASGPCLIRAEGNDNSLKEIAIQNARNIAAGHTFVILMKDAFPVNVLNAMKACPEVCSIFCATANPVQVIVAETEQGRGILGVIDGYSPKGVEDEKDIQNRKQFLRKIGYKL
- a CDS encoding type I restriction endonuclease subunit R; the protein is MANYSELSLVEQPAIELFQSLGYAHLDCFRETFGEKGTLGRITSTDVVLIPKLRESLIKLNPTLPAEAINQAIEELIRNRSILNPATANREVYKLIRDGVKVYVNTLTPTLSQKERAKTQGDTLTKTISQEESASEESVETVRVIDWNNPENNDFFLASQFWVTGEMYKRRADLVGFVNGLPLIFIELKAVHKKLDDAFKDNITDYKDAIPQIFWYNTFIILSNGSESRIGTISADFEHFSEWKKINSEGEEGVVSLETIIKGTCEKQKFLDILENFILYKDSGGSLIKIIAKNHQYLGVNNTIESFKRLKENQGRLGVFWHTQGSGKSFSMIFFSQKILRKFEGNFTFLIVTDRKELDEQIYKNFASVGAVTEQEVHAETRDHLKLLLRENHRNIFTLIQKFGTDGGEKFPKLSDRSDIIVITDEAHRSQYDTLAMNMRTALPNAAFIAFTGTPLIVGEELTRKTFGDYVSIYNFKQSIDDNATVPLYYENRIPEVQLRNEDFGEDLERIIEAAMLSPEQEEKLQREFARQYHIITRDDRLEKIAEDIVVHFVNRGFQGKAMVVSIDKPTAVKMYDKVQRYLKKYIEKLKTDVKEYYDTPVEAQNLASLREKIRFMEETDMAVMVSGEQNEIEKFRKLGLDIEKHRRRMVKEDLAEKFKDPANPFRIVFVCAMWMTGFDVPCLSTIYLDKPMKNHTLMQTIARANRVFGDKANGLIVDYVGVFRELQKALAIYGSGSGGGIKEGETPVRSKSELLMELEKAIAQTEGFCKKKGIDVQKIISSDKLEKIKLITDAVDAILVNDESKRRYLTLASLVSKLFKAILPDPQANRFYEKCTILTVIADKIKSISGEVDITNVIGKVEHLLDESIEAEGYVIREPHEPHGNHIIDLSQIDFNVLRKKFLEGQKNTQIARIKAAIKSKLNSMVRFNRSRIDFLEKFQQLIEEYNSGAINIELFFDRLLAFVKKLNEEEKRGIEENLTEEELALFDLLKKPDLSRKETKQVKLASKELLDKLKKEKLVLDWRRKQQARADVLLTIETTLDAKLPRSYTPELYEQKCISVFQHIYDSYYGAGKSVYAA
- a CDS encoding insulinase family protein, coding for MYKNKYFVFPIVCIAFLFSIVYFTNLFAEPQGHERVVAPSVGKPESEGAKIVSGFKFKPLNFVPPKVDRVVLENGMILYLLEDHNLPLFNVTARIRTGAIYEPQEKAGLAGLTGYVMRSGGTISMPADKMNEELEFMAASVETSIGRESGSASLSTLKKDIDKGLKIFADVLMNPAFPEDKIKMRKDEVIESIRRENDNPTQIAHREFRRIMYDSKHPYSRKVEGTLESIEKITREDMVAFHRKYFHPNNIILGISGDFKKEEIIKKLNAVFAGWKKEDIHFPEVPKVEKRFEKSVYYVYKDINQANVIMGHLGIHRKSPDYFPVMVMNFILGGGSFTARIPGRIRSDEGLAYSAFSAFQTARDLGIFFVSCQTKLESTNRAISIALEEIDKIRKTPIDKEELSLAKETFMNQFIFRFTTSASIVAQKVDIEYEDLPLNYLETYLDKVQAVTQEDVQRVAQKYLHPDEIKILVVGDMERFDKSLDSFGKVNVIELN
- a CDS encoding EamA/RhaT family transporter; translation: MNWFFLSLLCAFFAASADAFSKKSLLASNEYLIAWVRVGFATPFLLLLLPFIKIPKLDIQFFLTILILLPLETVALILYMKAIKISPLSITLPFLALSPIFMIFTSNLILGERLDEFGIMGIVLTAIGAYLLNVKTTRKGILEPFKAIGRERGSLYMVIVAFIYSITSNLGKMAILHSSPLFFTATYLPILAAILFPVLIWKNHGKIKKLFSHSTLFSLIGLAIAFATITHFLAVNIAEVPYVISVKRMSLIFGIMYGAVWFKETNIRERLMGGIVMIIGVVIITLF
- the ftcD gene encoding glutamate formimidoyltransferase, encoding MNKIIECVPNFSEGRDSQKIARIVGEIEKVNGVKLLNVESDADYNRTVVTFAGKPEAIKDAAFYAIEMAAEVIDMSQQKGAHPRIGATDVCPFVPIANVTMDECVQIARALGKEVGEWLGIPVYLYGEAAVIPERHLLPDIRKGEYENLSEKLKEEKWRPDYGPAEFNENVRRAGATVIGAREFLIAYNVNLDTQDIQVANRISGIVRASGIVKINEKGERVRIPGLLKFVQAMGVYLKEHNFTQVSMNLQNYKVTPPHVAFEEVKKQAGLLGVRVTGSEVVGLIPKEALLAAGRFYSKEPSEERLIAVAIERLGLSQLNKFIPEKKVIEYMLGLD